A genomic segment from Neodiprion lecontei isolate iyNeoLeco1 chromosome 1, iyNeoLeco1.1, whole genome shotgun sequence encodes:
- the LOC107227961 gene encoding uncharacterized protein LOC107227961 isoform X3 yields MRERVLFLLLLFFASPISNSSICEPKSEYYISRCDEGRNMAKDTFYRLARGNETKYKYVDQCLLNDECPDLSAMQLNNLHRSENDAEQFELRVFECYDYDLMILNLTVTNIHFNKVKILFQYIKDQKIYQAIDLSHVAPENSPKQLSWLYPINGNNCLYDATLQILVEVDSTNYLKQYKVKVPNSQPNEHCHAIKERQLLTYVDTSELDEVRLHIQPFPAECNVSQYEVKFCKYIDDSCSQPVAPDSSNKTGIWEWYRIPQENTQYYFTVVPLSSKCERECKAVASAVFMRRRSPAKVIVMIVGAGCIPIVMFFALRQIYVYWTKHHQLPVLRARKPYCLLTYDAVHDTHIGVMTKLAEYLRSCDINAMIDVLDAPKDPLKY; encoded by the exons ATGCGTGAAAGAgttctttttttgttgctcCTCTTCTTTGCGTCTCCAATTTCGAATAGTTCAATCTGCGAGCCAAAGTCTGAGTACTACATAAGTCGTTGCGATGAAGGCAGGAATATGGCCAAG GACACTTTTTACCGATTAGCACGAGGGAACGAGACAAAGTATAAATATGTGGACCAATGCCTTCTCAATGACG AATGTCCAGATCTTTCTGCGATGCagttaaataatttgcatCGCTCTGAGAATGACGCTGAACAGTTTGAATTGAGAGTTTTTGAGTGTTATGATTATGATTTGATGATactcaatttgactgtgaccAACATTCACTTCAACA AAGTGAAAATACTATTTCAGTATATCAAGGACCAAAAGATTTACCAGGCCATCGACTTAAGTCATGTAGCTCCTGAGAACTCCCCAAAACAATTATCTTGGTTATACCCAATAAATGGTAACAATTGCTTGTATGACGCGACCTTACAAATCTTGGTGGAAGTAGACAGTACTAATTACCTCAAACAGTATAAAGTAAAAGTGCCTAATTCACAGCCCAATG AACACTGTCACGCGATAAAAGAACGACAATTATTGACATATGTCGATACAAGTGAATTGGACGAAGTCCGTTTACATATACAACCTTTTCCTGCAGAATGCAATGTATCCCAGTACgaagtaaaattttgcaaatacaTAGACGATAGTTGTTCTCAACCTGTTGCGCCTGATAGTTCAAATAAAACGGGGATCTGGGAATGGTATCGAATTCCTCAGGAGAATACACAGTACTATTTTACAGTGGTACCATTGTCCTCAAAGTGTGAACGGGAATGTAAGGCTGTAGCCAGCGCAGTATTCATGAGGA GACGTTCTCCTGCAAAGGTAATTGTCATGATAGTTGGTGCTGGCTGCATACCAATTGTGATGTTCTTTGCTCTGCGCCAGATTTACGTCTACTGGACAAAACACCATC AATTGCCCGTCTTACGTGCAAGAAAACCGTATTGCCTGCTGACATATGATGCAGTACATGATACCCACATTGGTGTTATGACCAAGTTGGCTGAGTACCTACGATCTTGTGATATCAATGCTATGATTGATGTACTGGATGCTCCAAAGGATCCTCTCAAg TACTAA
- the LOC124293318 gene encoding uncharacterized protein LOC124293318, which yields MEVVELDEEEDEEVEENNVDEKDEDLCSLRAVLHTIQEILDKGDEMIVVPQWTSMLEVVRSRLKTLNGATYDTLSGKIPVKNRIRALQNRKLEIANGGLTGAGTAGASKLLMDDLKCLFSL from the exons ATGGAGGTggtcgagctggacgaggaggaggacgaggaagtcGAGGAGAACAATGTGGACGagaaggacgaggatttgtgctcg TTGAGAGCTGTACTCCACACAATACAAGAAATACTGGACAAAGGTGATGAGATGATAGTAGTACCACAATGGACCAGTATGCTGGAAGTTGTGAGGTCTCGTCTCAAAACCCTAAATGGAGCAACTTATGACACCCTGTCTGGAAAAATTCCCGTAAAAAATCG GATTAGAGCACTGCAAAACAGAAAGCTAGAAATAGCGAACGGAGGTTTGACAGGAGCAGGTACTGCAGGTGCCTCCAAGTTATTGATGGATGATCTCAAATGTTTGTTCAGCTtgtaa
- the LOC107227961 gene encoding uncharacterized protein LOC107227961 isoform X1 — protein sequence MRERVLFLLLLFFASPISNSSICEPKSEYYISRCDEGRNMAKDTFYRLARGNETKYKYVDQCLLNDECPDLSAMQLNNLHRSENDAEQFELRVFECYDYDLMILNLTVTNIHFNKVKILFQYIKDQKIYQAIDLSHVAPENSPKQLSWLYPINGNNCLYDATLQILVEVDSTNYLKQYKVKVPNSQPNEHCHAIKERQLLTYVDTSELDEVRLHIQPFPAECNVSQYEVKFCKYIDDSCSQPVAPDSSNKTGIWEWYRIPQENTQYYFTVVPLSSKCERECKAVASAVFMRRRSPAKVIVMIVGAGCIPIVMFFALRQIYVYWTKHHQLPVLRARKPYCLLTYDAVHDTHIGVMTKLAEYLRSCDINAMIDVLDAPKDPLKNPSIWCTSAFKMASTVIVAESPPRDISVTVTRSIYRYLHAHVWRLIEEDYHRKKKRYFVIEFPYSKPDSVHLHAYSFKRFKMPKDLDNLVDEIHNATYSKLCPRDKGDFLKSLKLAKDSMPDPTLDKKPISSENISRCSLKNNDQNDTYSKTHNISECTVFIGCKNDDKKRFYATDIGELELLGVNDESE from the exons ATGCGTGAAAGAgttctttttttgttgctcCTCTTCTTTGCGTCTCCAATTTCGAATAGTTCAATCTGCGAGCCAAAGTCTGAGTACTACATAAGTCGTTGCGATGAAGGCAGGAATATGGCCAAG GACACTTTTTACCGATTAGCACGAGGGAACGAGACAAAGTATAAATATGTGGACCAATGCCTTCTCAATGACG AATGTCCAGATCTTTCTGCGATGCagttaaataatttgcatCGCTCTGAGAATGACGCTGAACAGTTTGAATTGAGAGTTTTTGAGTGTTATGATTATGATTTGATGATactcaatttgactgtgaccAACATTCACTTCAACA AAGTGAAAATACTATTTCAGTATATCAAGGACCAAAAGATTTACCAGGCCATCGACTTAAGTCATGTAGCTCCTGAGAACTCCCCAAAACAATTATCTTGGTTATACCCAATAAATGGTAACAATTGCTTGTATGACGCGACCTTACAAATCTTGGTGGAAGTAGACAGTACTAATTACCTCAAACAGTATAAAGTAAAAGTGCCTAATTCACAGCCCAATG AACACTGTCACGCGATAAAAGAACGACAATTATTGACATATGTCGATACAAGTGAATTGGACGAAGTCCGTTTACATATACAACCTTTTCCTGCAGAATGCAATGTATCCCAGTACgaagtaaaattttgcaaatacaTAGACGATAGTTGTTCTCAACCTGTTGCGCCTGATAGTTCAAATAAAACGGGGATCTGGGAATGGTATCGAATTCCTCAGGAGAATACACAGTACTATTTTACAGTGGTACCATTGTCCTCAAAGTGTGAACGGGAATGTAAGGCTGTAGCCAGCGCAGTATTCATGAGGA GACGTTCTCCTGCAAAGGTAATTGTCATGATAGTTGGTGCTGGCTGCATACCAATTGTGATGTTCTTTGCTCTGCGCCAGATTTACGTCTACTGGACAAAACACCATC AATTGCCCGTCTTACGTGCAAGAAAACCGTATTGCCTGCTGACATATGATGCAGTACATGATACCCACATTGGTGTTATGACCAAGTTGGCTGAGTACCTACGATCTTGTGATATCAATGCTATGATTGATGTACTGGATGCTCCAAAGGATCCTCTCAAg AATCCTAGTATCTGGTGTACTAGTGCGTTTAAAATGGCAAGTACTGTTATTGTAGCTGAATCTCCGCCACGTGATATTTCTGTCACAGTGACTCGATCAATATATAGATACCTACATGCGCATGTATGGAGATTAATAGAGGAGGACTACcatcggaagaaaaaaagatactTTGTTATTGAGTTTCCCTATTCTAAACCCGACAGCGTACATCTTCACGCATATTCCTTTAAACGATTCAAGATGCCCAAAGATTTGGATAATCTGGttgatgaaattcataatgCGACTTATTCTAAACTATGTCCCAGAGACAAAGGAGATTTTTTGAAGAGCTTAAAATTGGCGAAAGATAGTATGCCCGACCCAACACTTGACAAGAAACCAATATCCTCCGAAAATATTTCTA GAtgttcgttgaaaaataatgatcaGAATGATACATATTCAAAGACACACAATATCAGCGAGTGTACTGTTTTCATAGGATGTAAAAACGATGATAAGAAACGGTTTTATGCAACTGATATTGGTGAGTTAGAGTTGCTCGGAGTCAATGACGAGTCTGAATAA
- the LOC107227961 gene encoding uncharacterized protein LOC107227961 isoform X2, producing the protein MQLNNLHRSENDAEQFELRVFECYDYDLMILNLTVTNIHFNKVKILFQYIKDQKIYQAIDLSHVAPENSPKQLSWLYPINGNNCLYDATLQILVEVDSTNYLKQYKVKVPNSQPNEHCHAIKERQLLTYVDTSELDEVRLHIQPFPAECNVSQYEVKFCKYIDDSCSQPVAPDSSNKTGIWEWYRIPQENTQYYFTVVPLSSKCERECKAVASAVFMRRRSPAKVIVMIVGAGCIPIVMFFALRQIYVYWTKHHQLPVLRARKPYCLLTYDAVHDTHIGVMTKLAEYLRSCDINAMIDVLDAPKDPLKNPSIWCTSAFKMASTVIVAESPPRDISVTVTRSIYRYLHAHVWRLIEEDYHRKKKRYFVIEFPYSKPDSVHLHAYSFKRFKMPKDLDNLVDEIHNATYSKLCPRDKGDFLKSLKLAKDSMPDPTLDKKPISSENISRCSLKNNDQNDTYSKTHNISECTVFIGCKNDDKKRFYATDIGELELLGVNDESE; encoded by the exons ATGCagttaaataatttgcatCGCTCTGAGAATGACGCTGAACAGTTTGAATTGAGAGTTTTTGAGTGTTATGATTATGATTTGATGATactcaatttgactgtgaccAACATTCACTTCAACA AAGTGAAAATACTATTTCAGTATATCAAGGACCAAAAGATTTACCAGGCCATCGACTTAAGTCATGTAGCTCCTGAGAACTCCCCAAAACAATTATCTTGGTTATACCCAATAAATGGTAACAATTGCTTGTATGACGCGACCTTACAAATCTTGGTGGAAGTAGACAGTACTAATTACCTCAAACAGTATAAAGTAAAAGTGCCTAATTCACAGCCCAATG AACACTGTCACGCGATAAAAGAACGACAATTATTGACATATGTCGATACAAGTGAATTGGACGAAGTCCGTTTACATATACAACCTTTTCCTGCAGAATGCAATGTATCCCAGTACgaagtaaaattttgcaaatacaTAGACGATAGTTGTTCTCAACCTGTTGCGCCTGATAGTTCAAATAAAACGGGGATCTGGGAATGGTATCGAATTCCTCAGGAGAATACACAGTACTATTTTACAGTGGTACCATTGTCCTCAAAGTGTGAACGGGAATGTAAGGCTGTAGCCAGCGCAGTATTCATGAGGA GACGTTCTCCTGCAAAGGTAATTGTCATGATAGTTGGTGCTGGCTGCATACCAATTGTGATGTTCTTTGCTCTGCGCCAGATTTACGTCTACTGGACAAAACACCATC AATTGCCCGTCTTACGTGCAAGAAAACCGTATTGCCTGCTGACATATGATGCAGTACATGATACCCACATTGGTGTTATGACCAAGTTGGCTGAGTACCTACGATCTTGTGATATCAATGCTATGATTGATGTACTGGATGCTCCAAAGGATCCTCTCAAg AATCCTAGTATCTGGTGTACTAGTGCGTTTAAAATGGCAAGTACTGTTATTGTAGCTGAATCTCCGCCACGTGATATTTCTGTCACAGTGACTCGATCAATATATAGATACCTACATGCGCATGTATGGAGATTAATAGAGGAGGACTACcatcggaagaaaaaaagatactTTGTTATTGAGTTTCCCTATTCTAAACCCGACAGCGTACATCTTCACGCATATTCCTTTAAACGATTCAAGATGCCCAAAGATTTGGATAATCTGGttgatgaaattcataatgCGACTTATTCTAAACTATGTCCCAGAGACAAAGGAGATTTTTTGAAGAGCTTAAAATTGGCGAAAGATAGTATGCCCGACCCAACACTTGACAAGAAACCAATATCCTCCGAAAATATTTCTA GAtgttcgttgaaaaataatgatcaGAATGATACATATTCAAAGACACACAATATCAGCGAGTGTACTGTTTTCATAGGATGTAAAAACGATGATAAGAAACGGTTTTATGCAACTGATATTGGTGAGTTAGAGTTGCTCGGAGTCAATGACGAGTCTGAATAA